The Castanea sativa cultivar Marrone di Chiusa Pesio chromosome 11, ASM4071231v1 genome contains a region encoding:
- the LOC142617793 gene encoding putative disease resistance protein RGA1, with protein MAEAILFGLVQKMTENLGSQSFREFGSLWGVKDDLRTIESTVSRIKAVLQDAAEQQSHNHQVKDWLEKLNDAVYDADDLFSEFYTEATRRSMVSGNKVVKEVRTFFSKSNQLAFRCKISRKIKAMRQKLNEIAEEEKFNLKEYHGETIVVRRKRDPTHSFVREEEVIGREEDKKAIIDLLFDSNVEENVSVIPIVGIGGLGKTTLAQYVYNDEKVQKCFQLKMWACISDVFELKLIIEKIIASTSSGNLVIDQLQSQLREKIDGKKYLLVLDDIWNEDREKWLKLKSLLMGGSKGSKIIITTRNRLVAEITQTVSPYFLEGLSKKQSWDLFRQVVFRKGQETSNPKLVTIGGEIVNMCQGVPLAIKSIGNMLYFKEKESEWSFVKSNIEANVTQGGEILPILKLSYDHLPSHLKSCFTYCSLFPKNYEMDKETVIQLWIAQGFVQSSNKNQQLEDVGDEYFKDLLWRSFFEEVKTYKGLRYKMHDLIHDLVESIIGEECKLVSFDDKDINEKNRHVSCPFKINPSFRETLSLLVKAVKPRTFLLTFNEVFSGALEESMLNTIILRFKSLRALDLHALKITSIPNSIGKLIHLKYLDVSFNEDIETLPDSITTLLNLQVLKLNDCTSLKKLPKKFRELVSLKHLYNDGCDNLSHMPFGLGQMTSLQTLPIFIVSASSHIGGLGELKELNNLRGTLEITHLERLEESNSESIVVNLREKQHLEKLILKWNHQDQVDNNEDVKLLEDLQPHENLKYLEVYQYKGVKFSSWVSSLINLVDLTIEQCNRCRYLPPLSHLPSLKSLELDTMDDLEYISDNDMSKEVPASSTTLSTPFFPSLKSLTIRECPNLKGWWGRIERDLVATTSASTPDHPQDQSHNSLPLFPLLSNLQIINCPKMTSMPLFPNLEESLDLWNVSSKPLQETMSMSFLVPSSSSSLSSSSPLSKLNKMTLGSVEDIESLPAEWALYSLKKLRIWNCPRLTSMSGAVRNLTSLCELSIGYCEEFDPLRDMHDDGMEWRCLICLRELRFEGIPKLKSLPVGLQCISILKQLVISNCRNLMTLPELTSLEYLGINGCEPNLTSLLEISCLTSLRSLRIEDFPNLITFPESIRNPISLETLSICYCRKLTTLPNDGCLKSLRELVIRDCRQLSEKYKNKIEKDFPNLEIKWYGY; from the coding sequence ATGGCCGAAGCAATCCTCTTTGGTCTTGTACAGAAAATGACTGAAAATCTGGGCTCTCAGAGTTTCCGAGAGTTTGGATCACTATGGGGTGTCAAGGATGATCTTAGAACAATCGAGAGCACTGTTTCCAGAATCAAAGCTGTACTTCAGGATGCAGCGGAGCAGCAAAGTCATAACCATCAAGTGAAGGACTGGCTCGAAAAGCTCAACGATGCAGTTTATGATGCAGATGACTTGTTCAGCGAGTTTTACACTGAAGCTACAAGGCGAAGCATGGTGAGTGGGAATAAAGTCGTAAAAGAGGTACGCactttcttttcaaaatcaaaccaaCTAGCTTTTCGTTGTAAAATTAGTCGTAAAATAAAGGCGATGAGGCAAAAACTAAATGAGATAGCAGAAGAGGAAAAATTTAACCTGAAAGAATACCATGGAGAGACAATTGTTGTGAGAAGGAAGAGGGATCCAACTCACTCATTTGTACGTGAAGAAGAAGTTATTGGGAGGGAAGAGGACAAAAAGGCGATCATAGACCTATTATTTGATTCTAATGTAGAAGAGAATGTTTCAGTCATTCCAATTGTGGGAATCGGGGGATTAGGGAAAACTACACTCGCTCAATATGTTTACAATGATGAGAAAGTTCAAAAATGTTTTCAGTTAAAAATGTGGGCGTGCATCTCTGATGTCTTTgagttaaaattaattattgagaAGATAATAGCATCTACTTCATCTGGAAACCTTGTAATAGATCAGTTGCAAAGTCAACTTCGTGAAAAAATTGATGGAAAGAAATACTTACTTGTATTAGATGATATATGGAATGAAGATCGTGAAAAATGGCTTAAGTTGAAAAGTCTTTTAATGGGTGGTTCCAAAGGCAGTAAGATTATAATAACTACTCGTAATAGATTGGTTGCAGAGATTACACAGACAGTTTCACCATATTTTCTCGAAGGTCTGTCCAAAAAACAGTCTTGGGATTTATTTAGGCAAGTGGTATTTAGAAAAGGGCAAGAGACCAGCAATCCTAAACTAGTGACAATTGGAGGGGAGATTGTAAACATGTGTCAAGGGGTACCGCTTGCTATAAAGTCCATAGGAAATATGTTATACTTCAAGGAAAAAGAGTCTGAATGGTCATTCGTGAAGAGTAATATAGAAGCAAATGTAACTCAAGGGGgtgaaattttaccaattttaaaGTTGAGCTATGATCATCTCCCATCACATTTGAAGAGTTGTTTCACTTATTGCTCTTTGTTTCCCAAAAATTATGAGATGGATAAGGAAACAGTGATACAACTATGGATAGCACAAGGGTTTGTCCAATCATCAAACAAAAACCAACAATTAGAGGATGTTGGTGATGAGTATTTCAAGGATTTACTTTGGAGGTCCTTCTTTGAAGAAGTAAAGACTTACAAAGGCTTAAGATACAAGATGCATGATTTAATTCATGATCTTGTAGAATCTATCATAGGTGAGGAGTGCAAGCTTGTTAGTTTTGATGACAAagatattaatgaaaaaaatcgTCATGTATCATGTCCATTTAAAATTAACCCATCTTTTAGGGAAACTTTAAGCTTGTTGGTTAAAGCGGTCAAGCCACGTACATTTCTTCTAACATTTAATGAGGTGTTCTCTGGTGCCTTGGAGGAGTCAATGTTGAATACAATTATTTTGAGATTCAAGAGCTTGCGTGCATTAGATTTACATGCATTGAAGATTACATCAATACCAAATTCTATAGGGAAGTTAATACATCTAAAGTATCTTGATGTTTCTTTTAATGAAGATATTGAAACTCTCCCTGATTCAATTACTACATTGTTGAATTTGCAAGTACTAAAACTTAATGATTGTACAAGTCttaaaaaattacccaaaaagTTTAGAGAATTGGTTAGCCTCAAACATCTTTATAATGATGGTTGTGATAATTTAAGTCATATGCCTTTTGGATTAGGGCAAATGACTTCACTTCAAACATTACCAATATTCATTGTGAGCGCCTCCTCCCACATTGGTGGATTAGGCGAATTGAAGGAGCTAAACAACCTGCGAGGAACATTAGAGATCACACATTTGGAACGGTTGGAAGAATCTAACTCAGAATCCATTGTTGTGAATTTAAGGGAGAAGCAACATcttgaaaaattgatattaaaatGGAATCATCAAGATCAAGTAGATAATAATGAAGATGTGAAGTTATTAGAAGACCTTCAACCACATGAAAATCTCAAATATTTGGAAGTGTATCAGTACAAGGGTGTGAAATTTTCAAGTTGGGTCTCTTCTCTCATAAATCTTGTTGATTTAACGATAGAACAATGTAACAGATGCCGATATCTGCCACCATTGTCTCATCTCCCCTCTTTAAAATCTCTAGAGCTTGACACAATGGATGATTTGGAGTACATATCTGATAATGATATGAGTAAAGAGGTGCCTGCTTCATCCACAACATTATCAACACCGTTCTTCCCATCTTTAAAGTCACTCACAATAAGGGAATGTCCTAATTTGAAGGGATGGTGGGGGAGAATAGAGAGGGATTTAGTTGCAACAACATCTGCGTCAACACCAGATCATCCACAAGATCAGTCTCACAACTCACTGCCTTTATTTCCTCTTCTTTCTAATTTGCAGATTATTAATTGCCCTAAAATGACTTCCATGCCCCTGTTTCCCAATCTCGAAGAATCTCTAGATTTATGGAATGTCAGTTCGAAGCCTTTGCAAGAGACAATGTCAATGAGTTTTTTAGTTCCCTCTTCCTCCTCTTCATTATCCTCCTCTTCTCCTCTctccaaattaaataaaatgactttGGGTTCTGTAGAAGATATAGAGTCTCTTCCAGCTGAGTGGGCACTATATTCTCTCAAGAAACTACGAATTTGGAATTGCCCTAGACTAACATCTATGTCTGGAGCAGTGCGTAATCTCACCTCCCTCTGTGAGCTATCAATTGGCTATTGCGAGGAGTTCGATCCATTAAGAGACATGCATGATGATGGCATGGAATGGCGATGCCTCATTTGCCTCCGTGAATTACGTTTCGAAGGCATTCCGAAACTGAAGTCTCTACCTGTGGGTCTTCAATGTATTTCCATCCTAAAACAGCTCGTCATTTCAAACTGTCGCAATTTAATGACTTTGCCGGAGCTCACCTCACTTGAATATCTTGGGATTAATGGATGCGAGCCTAATCTGACATCACTTCTTGAGATTAGTTGTCTCACTTCTTTACGGTCGCTGCGGATTGAAGACTTTCCCAATTTGATTACTTTCCCCGAATCAATTAGGAATCCAATCTCACTTGAAACGCTTTCCATTTGCTACTGTCGCAAACTCACAACACTACCTAATGATGGTTGTCTCAAGTCTTTACGAGAACTGGTAATTCGGGATTGTCGTCAGTTatctgaaaaatacaaaaataaaatcgaAAAGGATTTCCCTAATTTGGAAATCAAATGGTATGGCTATTGA